TCATTCTCGCTTCTAATAATGCAAAAGAAGAATTCGCTACAGAAGGTCCGACTGCCCCGTCTATCTTAGGATTCACATTATGGCAAGCAATGCAGTTCGCCATATAGATACTCTTTCCTTCTTCTGCCAAAGGAGAAAGTTGCTTCTCCGGTTTACAATTCAAAGCAAATTGAAGGAAGAAAGATAGAACTAGCAGGCTTAAAAAAGAAAAGCGGTGGATACCGCTTTTCTTTCTCTCATTTAGAGTAATTTGATGAGATCTCATTAAGCAGCTTTCACCGTTAAGAGAACTTCCATCAGAATGTAAGTCAATAGAGCTAAGATCACTCCGCTGGTAATGACTCCCTTGATTGTTTTGATCGGCTTAATAGTCGGTCCGTTTTGGTCAGCAACCAATGCATTCACTTCGATAAGAAGTGCGATCAATGCGATGATTCCTAAGAATACTCTCAAACCGTCAGGGCTATAAGCTAAAGGAAGGTTACGAGCAGCTCCCATGGCAAACAACATCGGAATAGAAAGCAATACGTTCGTTCTGGAAGCGACAAACGCTCTGTTCGCATTCGGAGCAGGATCAACAGTAGTTTCTCCTTTTGCTTTTGCGATAACGACTTTCTGATTCGGCCAAATCACAAACCAAACGTTTGCCCACATGATGGTCCCGAACACAGCACCGACTAGAATTACAACGACCCACTGAGAGTTATGAGGGTAACCAAGAGGCCCCAACGCAAGAGCGATCATAGTAATACCGGAAAGGAAAGTAAACATTGCTCCCCAACGGAACCACCAAAGTACTCTAGGAAGTAATTTTTGAGTGGCGTTCTTTTTCGTTTCGGCATCAGTCTCGGCAAAGAAAGGACCCTGAACAAAATTCAGATAATACAATAACCCGATCCAAGTGACTCCCGCTAAGAAGTGGATGTACTTAACTAAGAAGTAGAGACCCGCCTGAGTAGTAAAGAGGGTGAATTCCATGATTCCTCCGCACACAGTTCTAGAATAAAGTTCCGGCGCATAACGCCGAACCCAAATAGAATTATTTGTTGAAGGAGCTAAGTCAAGCAGTTTTAGAAAGTT
Above is a window of Leptospira semungkisensis DNA encoding:
- a CDS encoding c-type cytochrome — encoded protein: MRSHQITLNERKKSGIHRFSFLSLLVLSFFLQFALNCKPEKQLSPLAEEGKSIYMANCIACHNVNPKIDGAVGPSVANSSFALLEARMKGEYPAGYTPKRPSAAMTRFNFSESQLKSLEEFLK
- a CDS encoding urate hydroxylase PuuD, with the protein product MEFTLFTTQAGLYFLVKYIHFLAGVTWIGLLYYLNFVQGPFFAETDAETKKNATQKLLPRVLWWFRWGAMFTFLSGITMIALALGPLGYPHNSQWVVVILVGAVFGTIMWANVWFVIWPNQKVVIAKAKGETTVDPAPNANRAFVASRTNVLLSIPMLFAMGAARNLPLAYSPDGLRVFLGIIALIALLIEVNALVADQNGPTIKPIKTIKGVITSGVILALLTYILMEVLLTVKAA